The Oncorhynchus masou masou isolate Uvic2021 chromosome 25, UVic_Omas_1.1, whole genome shotgun sequence DNA window TGTAATACATTTGGAAAAGATATGATACAACACCTCCAATAGAAGTCCATTGTTTTACAAAATATGGCCGCCGATACTGGATAAATGGTCTAGTCCAGCTTCATAACTGTGTTGATGATCTGCTGCTACTTTGTGCTGTActccactcaatatttattttttggcttaactacactgcttgtaATGACTATATGCTGTTTTCTTATACATGTACCACCTAATAGGATTTTGTTTGATTTTGTGCATGCGTGAGTTAAGTTTAGTTTTGTCCTCTAAATTGgccatcccattcaacagtacaatgaatgttAATGTTTGTATTGcggtcttttatttatttttaattggaAAATAATAAGCATATTATTATAAAAAAAGAGAATCACAGGACGCTGAATTCACCATGTTTGAATTGACATGGGCTCTGGAGGGCCAGGTGAGAATCGATTATGCTACGTTATGTTTAAACATCTGCCTACAGAAGTTCTGGgaaatattttgatttatttaacaaaaTATGGACAATAGGAGTGCTGCCATTAGGAAGGAAacatgttgtggtgttgcctTTTGTGAAGCCTGGTAAAGATCCATCCAGTCCTGCGAATTATAGACCTATTGCAATTACATCAAATCTCTGTAAACTAATGGAAAAGTTGATTGTGGGTAGATTGTTGTATTATCTGGAACTTAAGGGTTTCATGTCCATCTCAGTGGATTCAGGAAAGGAAGGACTAGCCGAGATGCattgataaacagcttctatctccaggccatcagactgttaaacagccaccagtaccctgccctgaacctgagTCACTTCTatccggctaccacccagtactttaccctgcaccttagagactgctgccctatgtacatagtcattgaacactggtcacttgaataaatgtttacatactgttttacacactttatatatacagtgccttatgAAAGTATTCAGAGACCTTAACTTTTTCCagatgttgttacgttacagctttattccaAAATTGATAAAATTGTTTTAatcccctcatcaatccacacacaacaacccatagtGAAAAAAAAGTGTTGTGGGTGCAAATTTATGAAAAAACaactgaaatcacatttacataagtattcagactctttactcagtactttgttgaagcacctttggcagtgattacagtcttCTTGGGATTGACTCTACAAATTgccacacctatatttggggagcttctcccattcttctctgcagatcctctcaagctctgtcaggttggatagggagcgtcgctgcatagctattttcacgGCTCACCAGAGCGGTTCGATCGGGTTCAGTCTGGGCTCTGGGCCACTCaagcacattcagagacttgtcccaaagccactcctgcgttgtcttttctgtgtgcttagggttgttgtcctgttggaaggtgaaccttcgccccaatctaaggccctgagcaggttttcatcaaggatctcgctgtattttgctccgttcatctttcactcAGTTCTGACTAGaatctcaacccggcacagccagaagaggactggccacccatcagagcctggttcctctctaggtttcttcctaggttctgtcCTTTTTATTGAGGTTTTCCACACCACCGTGgttttgcattgcttgctgtttggggtttcaggctgggtttctgtatagcactttgtgacatcggctgatgtgaaaagggctttataaataaatttgatcatagcaaagagtctgaatacttcttttcgctttgtcattgtgtgtagattgatgaggaaatgtttttatttaatccattttagaataaggctgtaatttaacaatgtggataggtctgaatactttcagaatgtactgtttGTTGAGGGTGTCTGTGTCTGACTATGCCTTAATGTGTTACAGTCGATCAATTATCAATGCATGGATAAATTATATTTAAATTAATGAACACCTTGTTGAGTCAGgctcttgtctctctcttgcGCTAATCTGCACCTTGTTTTTGGTTGCTTCTCATGTTGACAGATTGCCTTCATTGGGAGTGGGCAGGAAGTTGACAGTCTGTCAAAGAAGTGGGGGTTTGAGGCCTTGGCTGTTACACAGCTTGGACAGCAGTGAGTGACGAGTCCATCCTATGAGAGTAACACTGATTCCTAATCTATTTGTGACTGAACACAACCAAGTTATTATCCTAAAGTCCATTTTGTTGTCTGTAGTGAGTTCTTCATGCCAGGGATGGTGGACACCCACATCCACGCGTCTCAGTACAGCTATGCAGGCACAGCCCTGGACCTGCCCCTGCTACAGTGGCTCAACACGTACACCTTCCCAGTGGAGGCCTGCTACAAAGACTTGGAGTTCGCCCGCAACGTCTACACCCATGTCGTGGTGAGCGGTCTGGGCCAAACTAACAAACCTCAGTCTATAGAAGTCATCAGGGTCGTTTTCAtcaggcaccaaatggaagaaaacggaCTGAAACAGACCTGGACTTGTCTAATAAGAAACACACAATGTTTTAAAATTTATGCCGTTGCGCACCCGATTCAATCCGTCCCACTTGCATAGAGGATTATAGACCATTCTTATCCTTATTTCCTATTCTAAATCGTCTGTTATACTTATTTAAAGCCTTGTGTTGCAAAGGTTAATATTGCAATGATAATGGACACTCGGGAGCAGAAACTTTGGTTGCCGTCTTTAATTTCCCTTGTGTCTATTTTCTCTCGTTTTTCGGAATTCCCTGCTGTGCAGGGATAGGGATGCCAAAGGAGGGCCAATAGCAGGCCGCTATGGCCATTTTAATAAAGGTTAAAGAGAGTGTTTACGTATGTGAAGCTTTAGCTTATTTTAAATGACCTGCAGTGTAGCAAAAACAATACAAATGTGAACTATTTAGGTCGCTTCCTTGGCTACTGTAAGGAAAGCTCACAGAGTGACAGTAGCATAGAAAATCTGATGAAATCTGGATACATTGTAACACATAGCAGGCTAGGGCAGGTGATATTTGCATTGATGGGGTGGTGTTTATGAACAATAGGGCCTGAATACTAAAACAATCTCTGTCTATTTCAGAAAAGAACCCTGAGAAACGGTACCACTACGGCTTGTTACTTTGCCACCATACACACCGACGCTTCTCTCCTGCTGGGCCAAATCGCAAGTGAGAAAACAGACACATTAACACACAAACCTGCACACACTCTTCCGCTCACTTGCACAATGGCTTAACATTGAAACATTGTACTTTAACCTGTTCTTCTCGCCTGTTTAACTTGTTTGTTACATAAGTATTAATGACGGAGGAAGGGAAGATCATGCTCTGTGATAAAAGAGCACGGGACATTCTTTGACTGGCTATAAACATTAACCTCAGTCACAATGTACAACCAcctggaatacacacacacacacacgcttccaCTGCGTAAGTTGTTATGCAACAACTTATCAATCAGTCTCTTTTTTTTAAAGGGGGATTGGAACTCCACTCTTTCAAATGTGTTATATTTATTTAGACGGGAAAGTATGGAGACGGACACCAGGGGATAGACAGTATTAAAAGTGGTGGTGTGGGGATTATAACCTCGCTGCCGGGGGACACGATACAAgtgttctggaggcagctgtGTTGACTGCTAGGCCAGCACCGTCTCTCGACTATGTAGTTgggttatgttgaccatgttaCATTTGTTATTTCACAGTGCAAATTTCATTGTGGGGGGAGTCTAGTGTGTAAATGTTTTGTTAACGCTTTGAGTCCCAGGCTATAATCGGAAATATTTTTGTGCTTCTATACCAATGACTGTATAGGAATGGACAAAGCCATCGATCACGTGACACTATTCATTTctatgtgaagactcaatagcGCATTGAAGCCAAATTAAGTCGGTTAAGATAGCATCTCATGGATACATAACATGCGCAGTTTGAGCTAATTCAGGAAGTGGtgttgcaggctagctcagtgctgcctcctctcaatGAGTAACTCAAATTGAAGGCTGgccggggtactgcaggctgccattagcaactaAATTGTCCTTATAAGTTATGTGATTTTTACAACATTATCGTTTGAAGGACTTGCATATGGTGTATTAGAAGCATTTATTGGTACTATGATTGTTTTcgaatttgtattttatttacatGAAGATTGACCACAAAGATGGCCATTTTCCCATTCACTATAATGGGGATCCTGTTTTCTGCAAGCAACGCCTGCAGTATCGCAGTTGGCCTTGAACTTCTGTGGCTTCAATAAGATGGGTCTGTTGTTCTGTTCCGTATTCTcttaaacatatttttttttttttttttgcgttgGATTCCTCTGTCTTCTGCATCTGCCGATGATTAGCCTGTGTGTTGATGGGGGCTGAACTAGAACGGTGTTTGTGAGACCAAGGCTGATCTGGCGAATCCCGAAAACTGttcttctcacaaaaacgtctGTGAAGTCCAAGCGGTTTGAGCTACAAAAACTATTATGACCCCACTATGAAAAGCTGAGACTGTTTTGCTCTGACACTCACGCCGCACAAGAGTCATTAGAAGGTaagggttcttctacatagaaaaTCATACACAATTATTGCATTGGGATCGTCCCTGATGTTTTCCTAAGCTTTGCTATATCCCTCAGATCCATTTCAGAATTATCCTGTGGATATTCAAGTTTATTTCGCCAAGTTCAATTTCTGTCCCGGACtttgtctataatactgtaataagatCGCATAGTTGCTGTCACAAAGTCCAAACTCCACgcagttgtcactgactagttgtataataatttcCCGGCAAGGAAACCATTTCTGCAATAAAAACATGAGGTTATTGCTTGCCAGACCTTTTTATTTATTGACATTTGTCAATAAAACTTATGAATGTAACTGttttatgttttgtgttctacttgTTGTCCTGAAAATAAAATGATAAAACACTTCAGTGTGAGGTTAAATGAGGGCAGGGATTGCAGGTAATGAAAGTTTTGAGTTTCAGGTACAGGGATTAGCTGTGCACGAACATCTTAATTTGCTCCATTCCATCCTTATGGTTACCCACTGTAATGAAAATTATTTTCACCAGCTCAGAACAAGACATGAACATAGGGTTTTGTATGTAGAGGAATCTGTCACTTTCACATCTACTTACTGCATGGAATGTTTGTCATTTTGGTGGTTGCATTACTCCTCCTAAACCGTGCAGAGTTTGTTTCACCACAACCAACAGCGCTCCCACCTTTTGGTTTATGAGATTTAATGTTAGCTTTAGTTTATTATTTAGGTTATTCCAGGATGCTGATGAGCAACATTACAAATGTCCCTTTTGACTCCAGTCTGATACGGTCTCGACAGAGTGCTACTCTAATCACACCAAATGCAGATCCCCTGATGGGTGATTTCACCTGTTTGGTGACCTTTTCCAATGTTTCTTGTCATTCCAGATGATTTTGGACAGCGTGCTCTTGTGGGCAAGGTGTGTATGGATACAAACAACTTTGTCCCACATTACAGAGAGACGCCAGACGAGTCCCATGACGAAACCAACAGGTAGGTATTAGACAGAAGAGGGGTCAAGGCTGTATACGTAATAAACATTTAAATGATTAGAGCAGGTGCTTTGCACAGGAGGGGTTTATGAGCTCTCACAATGGCTTTTCATGCCTCTAGACCGTAAGGTCACATGGAAAAGAATTTCCTTGGAGGAGGATAGAGTAATGACTAAGAAAAGCATCATCATATTGAGTCATGACTGGCTTGTGCAGCAAGAACCAATGGGAACACATGTCATTCTAGACTTTACATGACTTAATGGGACCTTCCAGCACAGGGGTTCCCATATCTTTTTGTCCCGCTCCATTTTGATATCTGGACCCCAACCATGTGGAAAAAATTATGGCATTAACtaacagtgactgtttcattTTTATTTGGGGCTATGGCAGTCAATTGAAAgacattctaacagtatttctgattgtcttctcaGCTCCACATCGCATGCTTTTAATgtggggctatgacagtcaattGCAAATGAGTCTGACATAATGTATCTTGTCTCATCACCACTAGTTGGATGGGTGTGCTTGATGCATGTCACGtcggagcttctcaaagtcagggGTTTTAATGCAGATGAGCGCACTGAATCCAGCTTCACACAGACATGAGCTGGCGAAGGGTACCATGagttttatggtgctttcaagaccgGGAACTCTGAAAAGAGGCCCGAGTTGGAATTTCGAGTTGGGTGACCGTTCAAAACAATTTTTCGCAGTTGgtgatttttttttgtttttaagagttcccagttgtcttaaaTGCACTGAAGACAGAAGTCATAGATTTTAGAGTTCCCAGTTCTTTTGAATGCGGCATTAAGAAAAATATGTCCTCGTGAATAGAATCCCCCAACATGTATAGCGAACATGGGCATCTCGGCCCTCACAGCTAACGTCCACTTGGAGAGCATAAGTTGGGGCATTTTTGAGTCATTTAGTCAGTTTCCTCTTGATTACTAGAAATAGTTTACATTCTTAGTTTAAAAGTGTTATCTGACAAGGGTATCGATGTGAgtttctgtgtctctgcctccctACACATAGTTTTCACCGTATCAATTGCGGCCGATAATATCAAAGTATCTGCAttagtgtgtggtttcatagcgGGCCTAGCCGTTCACCATGGGAATGATTTCAAATGCAACGGTCAAGTGCAGCCTTTTCCCATGATCTAAGGGTGCTTTGTGGTTGAATTTTATCATTTAGATTTgaatcatttttatttttaaggTTAACCACATTACGATGATTTTGAGACACATAGGCATGTCTTTTTGTTCTGTCTTTTTTTTTCTCAGGATTTTGGATATTCTCGCGCCACCCTATTTTCATATCCAGTCCCAAGTTTGAGAACTTCTGCTCTAGCCTCACAATATATCTCACAACATTTGTCATATTTCAACATACATAACAAGTATGGCCCTCAGAAAACAAAACTCATCAAATGCATCCTCAGCAAATCTGAAAGGAGAAATTAGCGAGGAAATCATTGTCTCTGAGCCAGTTGCTGCAGTCTGAAAAACAGGATTCAGTCCTTCCTTACACTCACATCTTGCCCAACACACATCTGAGGAGTATTAATTAGGAACCAAACAGAAGGAAATGGAATGAATCGGAGAGGGACCTACCTGATAGCAAtttgttttcaaaattctttTGAAGGAAAAAATACAAATGTGATTATTGTCTTGTGTTGCTCTAGGTTCATTAGTGAGATGTTGAAGAAGAAGGTAAGACTCGTTAGCCCTGCTAGcacaggggggggggttctaaggGTACATGTACAAGTCAGTGGCAATGTAGGgattgtaccccccccccccccccaaagaaaacaaacacatttgtGATCAGAATCTGTGAAAGGAGCTTTTTAGGATTTTGATCACTGGTTGTCTTTCTGTCTGGTTTGGGGCAGTACCCCCTTGTAATGCCAGTGGTGACCCCGCGCTTCGCCCTGTCTTGCTCTACTGCCCTGCTGGGTCACCTGGGAGAGATCGCCAAGAATAACCACCTTCACATCCAGGTGAGCTTTGCCAGCCTGTAGCCACAGTAACCAAGTCAAGGGGATTCTATGGGAATGTGCTTTGAGGATAATCATTTATTTATCTGTATTTATCTCCCttccattatctctctctcttcatgtgaTTATCAATGTGTATGAATtcaagatttaaaaaatatattgatCGTCTCTGTGATCCCCAGAGTCACATCAGTGAGACGAAGGAGGAGGTGAAGCTAGTGAAGGAACTGTTCCCAGACTATGACTCCTACACAGACGTCTACCACAAACACAACCTTCTCACTGACAAGGttagcccaacacacacacacacacacacacacacacacacacacagtacaaggACATTCTATGGATAATGAAAATCATATTGCTGATTATAATtgtggtggtaatggtagtaagtATGCTGATGATTATTGTGATAgcggtggtaatggtagtaagtATGCTGATGATTATCATGATAGTGGTGGTAATGGTTGTAAGTATGCTGATGATGATTATAATGATAgcggtggtaatggtagtaagtatgatgatgattataatgatagtggtggtagtggtagtaagtATGATGATGATTATCATGATAGTGGTGGTAATGGTTGTAAGTATgctgatgatgataataatgatagcggtggtaatggtagtaagtatgatgatgatgattataatgatagcggtggtaatggtagtaagtatgatgatggtgatggttcACAGACTGTGATGGCTCACGGTTGTCACCTAACCGATGAAGAGCTGAAGCTGTTCAGAGAGAAAGGGGCGTCCGTCGCTCACTGTGCCAATTCCAACATCTCGTAAGTGTTTCTCATTACCCTACAGTTCACGTTCCCTGACTACGCCTGTGTTTTCCCAAGGGTCATTGATGGAAGATGTGAAAGGAAAGACCATGTCTTAGGATTTAGAAATAAATCACGATTCTTATTTTTTTATCATACCCTATTCTTTTAAGAACACAGCAGATGATACTAGATATCATATCAGCACTCAAGATAGAACCTgcccatgttctctctctctcctctctctatttctctcctctctcttctctctatttccctctctctcattttccccTCTCTCACGCTCATTTCCCTCTTCAGGTTGTGCAGTGGTATGCTAGATGCCCGCAGGGTTCTGAACCACAAAGTAAAGCTGGGGCTGGGCACAGGTGAGTCCATGACAACACACTACAAAGCAGATCATCTTCCTTTTACCAGAGCGCACTGTGTTCTGTATCGTTTTTAGCCTATGTGTGCTGTatgaaaaaaaacaaatgtactatCCCTGAGTTGTCCATATTTTAAATGTATAACTAAATCAAGGCAATCGTGATTGAGTTATATAATAATCTATATATTTTTGATCAAATTAAAGTCGAATGAAGTTATTTCAAATGGCCCTGATAATATTATTTCTTAGAATAGTTATTTGACATTCATTACGATTTGGGATGATCCTGTTTTTTCATTGAGGCCAGCAATGGAGGCAACTTTCTTCTAGGTTCCCTGTCCGGTATCAAACTGGCTTGACACCGTAACAACATGAGATAAGCTGATCTGCTGGTTTATTTTATCACACAGGGGCATGTTATTTCCCGTTAGTATAGTTTTTAGAAAACCAGTGCTTTTTTTGTTGCAATTGGCTCTGTGTTTAACGCATTAATACATTTGTTTGTGTATGCACTTGTGTCTGTGTTTCCGGCCTTGCAGATGTGGCAGGAGGCTACTCTCCCTCTATGCTGGATGCTGTGCGGAGAACGTTGGATACCTCTAAAGCCTTGACCATCCAGGACCCCCAGTACCAAACGCTCACCTTCGAGGAGGTCTTCAGACTGGCCACACTGGGAGGCAGCCAAGGTGGGAGACCTGGCCGGAGGGGTGGGAAGGTCATCGTCACCACTATTATTAAATCAATACATCAATCAGTATGAATGATTTGATACATGATGATTTATGAATTGATACAGATTCATGCGCTCAGATGTTACTTTTCAAAACGCCTGTGCTGCAGCATCGATACATTGCTCACAGCACAAACGTTCTCATAGAGTGATGCCAAGCCAACAAGTTTATTTGCAATCACCTAAACGGCAATGAAATACATAGGTGACATTTCTGAAATATAATCCACTGACTGTACAGGTATATCCACTTTGCAGCACATGTTTTTGACCTGCACTACAGTCAAAAACCGTTTAATGAACCCAACTGTACATCTGTGTATTTGTTTGTTGAGTCCTTGATTGATATTCTGAGCTCTGGGTTGATTGTTTGGTTTGTAGCCCTGTCCCTGGATGAGCATACGGGAAACTTTCAGGTAGGGAAAGACTTTGATGCTCTGCGGGTGAACACGGCCATAGCAGGAGGACCAATTGATCTCATCAACCACGGAGAGGGGCCTAAGGTAGGAACCAGTCTCCCAGTACAtagagcagggatcatcaactagattcagctatGGGCCAATtctttcttgagcggatggtcagggggccggaacataataacaaatcatttgtagattGCAAATTGAtcgcaagaagcccaaacggaTATAATAATTTCACACCTTGCTttcatttgtatacgatcacatacctgtatatctctctgttatGCGTGGGAATACAGATTTCCACAATTAAAATCACTTTGAGCTGATTTGCCTGTGTTCTTACTGTCTTATGTCCCAaagaaatatataaaaaatatgatttttttgctttaaaaaaaattgggGGGGCAAATAAAATGGGAAACACTGTTACCTGTTGAGTCATTCTGTCTCCCAATACATAACATTCATCTtggttccatttgatttcaggTGCTCCTGGAGAAGTTCTTGAATTTGGGTAAGAgttttgtttctgtctctctcacacaacaTGTTTTCAGACTTTGGTGGATGGGCCCTTTACGTGCCATGAAAGTATTGTGGCGAATTCACTGATAGCCACGACAGGGACTCAAACCTGGTTCCTTGCAGCTGTCAGCCAAGAGGTCCAGAAGTCTTGAGGTCATCACTTAGGTGTTGTAAAATCTCTCAAGTATGTTCAGGTTATATATTATTTTCTCCTTCTTtattccccctttcccttcctcctTTCAGGGGATGATCGGAACATTGCGGAGGTGTACGTGGCAGGGAAGAGAGTGGTTCCATTCGTGGAAACAACATAGACATAGGTTTGGTTGCTGGATTGTTGTCATCTTGTTACCATCTGTCTGAACCCTCTACCAGTTTACCTGACTGCTGTTGTAACAGGACAGGAGGTGATGAGGAAAATGTATTCAACGAGAGGGATTATtactctatatacagtgtgtgtgttttcaatcATCTAGTGTAATTACATACAGTTAAATTCAATGGATGATATTGCTGCTCATCGTGAAGTTCAGCGTGAATCCTATGTTGTCATACTTATGTCGTAACCCAAAGAACGTCATtgtctgttgtttttgttatttcaaagTCGAGGGAAATGTGTGTGTTCATGAATGTAGGTTTATTCAATTCAATTAACTTTTATTTCCTGAGAGGGAACTTCACCTATGGTGACGGCTTGATATTAACAAGATATATAACAACACAGCAACATAGAACACGAAAACATGTGCAGTATAATAGATTAGATGCAATCATAGGccatatacaaacacacataaaaaTGTCAAGGGTTGAAGAGTTTGATGGATGATGGCACAAAACTAGAAGCTGCTCTCTTAGACTTTGTATGCCAGAGATCTATGTCTCTGCGCCAGGAGGGAAAGGGAGTTGTACTGGTCCAAGACTTATCTCCGTTTTTTTTTCGAGAGTTTTCACACCTGGAGGCAAAGGTTTTAACACATTATTGATAGTGGTTCCATGATAAAGTGTAGGGTTATATGAAAATATAGAGTCTGAACACTGCAAACAGCATAGCTTTAAAATTATTTTGTTAAAGCAAACATTCCTCCAAGCCAGATATTTTCCCCGTCTCACTCGCACACAGATCTACTGCACTGTAGACCCATCTGTGTGTGACAGATGACGAGCTAGAAGTGACCATGTCCATTTGACAGCCTACCATAGCACAATGTGGGATGTCTGTCATAGACAGGTCCACTATAAAGACTACAGAGATTCGAGTTTCTGGTCCACAGCAAACACACCCCATTATTTGTCATAATTGTCAGCTGTGTTTAATTTGAGCTGCTGGAACGGGAGTGTTACCTTCCTTCTTCAAGAGGTCACCAATGAACCAAGAGCAACACACACAACCGTTTTGGGACTGTTTCGTTCTGGAAC harbors:
- the LOC135514310 gene encoding guanine deaminase-like isoform X1 — protein: MTSSNKSAVDIAHVYRGTFVHSTDHTAVEILEDRLLGVDTEGKIAFIGSGQEVDSLSKKWGFEALAVTQLGQHEFFMPGMVDTHIHASQYSYAGTALDLPLLQWLNTYTFPVEACYKDLEFARNVYTHVVKRTLRNGTTTACYFATIHTDASLLLGQIANDFGQRALVGKVCMDTNNFVPHYRETPDESHDETNRFISEMLKKKYPLVMPVVTPRFALSCSTALLGHLGEIAKNNHLHIQSHISETKEEVKLVKELFPDYDSYTDVYHKHNLLTDKTVMAHGCHLTDEELKLFREKGASVAHCANSNISLCSGMLDARRVLNHKVKLGLGTDVAGGYSPSMLDAVRRTLDTSKALTIQDPQYQTLTFEEVFRLATLGGSQALSLDEHTGNFQVGKDFDALRVNTAIAGGPIDLINHGEGPKVLLEKFLNLGDDRNIAEVYVAGKRVVPFVETT
- the LOC135514310 gene encoding guanine deaminase-like isoform X2, whose protein sequence is MTSSNKSAVDIAHVYRGTFVHSTDHTAVEILEDRLLGVDTEGKKRTLRNGTTTACYFATIHTDASLLLGQIANDFGQRALVGKVCMDTNNFVPHYRETPDESHDETNRFISEMLKKKYPLVMPVVTPRFALSCSTALLGHLGEIAKNNHLHIQSHISETKEEVKLVKELFPDYDSYTDVYHKHNLLTDKTVMAHGCHLTDEELKLFREKGASVAHCANSNISLCSGMLDARRVLNHKVKLGLGTDVAGGYSPSMLDAVRRTLDTSKALTIQDPQYQTLTFEEVFRLATLGGSQALSLDEHTGNFQVGKDFDALRVNTAIAGGPIDLINHGEGPKVLLEKFLNLGDDRNIAEVYVAGKRVVPFVETT